A window of Clupea harengus mitochondrion, complete genome contains these coding sequences:
- the ATP8 gene encoding ATP synthase F0 subunit 8, whose protein sequence is MPQLNPAPWFAILVFSWVVFLTIIPQKILAHNFNNEPTTMGAEKAKPEPWNWPWY, encoded by the coding sequence ATGCCTCAATTAAACCCCGCCCCTTGATTCGCAATTCTTGTTTTCTCTTGAGTAGTCTTCCTGACTATTATCCCCCAAAAAATCTTAGCCCACAATTTCAATAATGAGCCCACTACTATGGGGGCCGAAAAAGCCAAACCTGAACCCTGAAACTGACCATGATACTAA